In one window of Dyella thiooxydans DNA:
- a CDS encoding methylglyoxal synthase, with translation MRLGLAANRLHHSHREAALFRWLRACERGIRELGVDLHAVGRTYDALAGERILFGYEGLQRYPYGRAGGLMKLVAEVVGMGPERTLDGAIYLIDPVDPSSIFPEAVALKRQCVIHGKPFISTVASARDWIEMERVHAGLPPDPGADALHALETQTLALIAHDAMKPQMLAYAAEQFDVLSRFAGRVATGTTGQRLNELAWSRGWPTDREWVQRFQSGPMGGDAQIADLVLEHRCQRAIFFEDPHVPRQHEADIQLLERAVTTVTDEAVCMTTPRVAARWAEAARRRAQE, from the coding sequence ATGCGCCTGGGCCTTGCCGCCAACCGACTCCACCACAGCCACCGCGAGGCGGCGCTGTTCCGCTGGCTGCGCGCCTGCGAGCGGGGCATCCGCGAGCTGGGGGTGGACCTGCACGCGGTCGGACGCACCTACGACGCGCTGGCCGGCGAACGGATCCTGTTCGGCTACGAGGGCCTGCAGCGCTACCCCTACGGTCGCGCCGGCGGCCTGATGAAGCTGGTGGCCGAAGTGGTCGGGATGGGACCGGAGCGCACGCTGGACGGGGCGATCTACCTGATCGATCCGGTCGATCCGTCCTCGATCTTCCCGGAGGCGGTGGCGCTCAAGCGCCAGTGCGTGATCCACGGCAAGCCGTTCATCTCCACCGTGGCTTCGGCGCGCGACTGGATCGAGATGGAGCGCGTGCACGCCGGCCTGCCGCCCGACCCCGGCGCCGACGCGCTGCATGCCCTGGAGACGCAGACGCTGGCGCTGATCGCCCACGACGCGATGAAGCCGCAGATGCTGGCCTACGCCGCCGAGCAGTTCGACGTGCTCTCGCGCTTTGCCGGCCGCGTGGCCACCGGCACCACCGGGCAGCGACTCAACGAGCTGGCCTGGAGTCGCGGCTGGCCGACCGACCGCGAATGGGTGCAGCGCTTCCAGAGCGGCCCGATGGGCGGCGACGCGCAGATCGCCGACCTGGTGCTGGAGCACCGCTGCCAGCGCGCGATCTTCTTCGAGGACCCGCACGTACCGCGCCAGCACGAGGCCGACATCCAGCTGCTCGAACGAGCGGTCACCACGGTGACCGACGAGGCGGTGTGCATGACCACGCCGCGGGTGGCGGCGCGCTGGGCCGAGGCGGCAAGGCGCAGGGCGCAGGAGTGA
- a CDS encoding NRDE family protein, which translates to MCLIGFAWNAHPRWRLVLAGNRDEFHPRPAAPLARWPDTTMAAGRDLEAGGTWLGVTDDGRCAVVTNVRDPRDPQLGRSRGLLALDYLTGGDDAVAHAAHLHADAAHYRPFNLLTFDAQAGFYLGNRPEPRVQAVTPGVHGLSNADFNTPWPKTRALMARIEAWLAHDAQEVEPLFAALADEHQAPDDLLPDTGIGLERERWLSSAFIRGERYGTRASTVVLIGHDGVGTIVERRFGPYGRDDGQTTLPFGSGG; encoded by the coding sequence ATGTGCCTGATCGGTTTCGCCTGGAACGCGCATCCCCGCTGGCGGCTGGTGCTCGCCGGCAATCGCGACGAGTTCCACCCGCGACCTGCCGCGCCGCTGGCACGCTGGCCGGATACGACGATGGCCGCCGGCCGCGATCTGGAGGCGGGGGGCACCTGGCTCGGGGTGACCGATGACGGCCGCTGCGCGGTGGTGACCAACGTGCGCGACCCGCGCGATCCGCAGCTGGGTCGCTCGCGCGGGCTGCTGGCACTGGACTACCTCACCGGCGGAGACGACGCGGTGGCGCATGCCGCGCACCTGCATGCCGACGCGGCGCACTACCGGCCGTTCAACCTGCTCACCTTCGACGCGCAGGCGGGGTTCTACCTCGGCAACCGGCCCGAGCCGCGCGTGCAGGCCGTCACGCCGGGCGTGCATGGCCTGTCCAATGCCGACTTCAACACACCGTGGCCGAAGACCCGTGCGCTGATGGCGCGCATCGAGGCGTGGCTGGCGCACGATGCGCAGGAGGTCGAGCCTCTGTTCGCCGCGCTGGCCGACGAGCATCAGGCCCCGGACGATCTCCTGCCCGATACCGGGATCGGGCTGGAGCGCGAGCGCTGGCTGTCCTCGGCCTTCATCCGCGGCGAGCGCTACGGTACGCGGGCCAGCACCGTGGTGCTGATCGGCCATGACGGTGTGGGCACCATCGTCGAGCGTCGCTTCGGGCCATACGGTCGTGATGACGGCCAGACGACGCTGCCCTTCGGGTCGGGCGGTTGA
- the ligB gene encoding NAD-dependent DNA ligase LigB, with protein MRWTAKPAGSVLLALAWMATGAAQAGCPAWPRARARQELQGLHDRLAAWNHAYRVDGTSPVSDAVYDQSLAQYKQWRSCFPPLAPPELPHLADAGGRVRAPVAQTGLAKLPDAAAVQSWIAARGGRDLWIQPKADGVAVTLLYEHGDLREAVSRGDGTHGSNWTAVARRIAAVPKHLPNAPARVVLQGELVWRLPGHVQARDGGGNARSRVAGALARGSLDEVTAAHIGLFVWDWPTGPLAMRDRLAGLRAMGLGDSAALTEPVTTVVGATAWRERWYRQALPFAADGVVLRQGTRPAAGTWRAAPPDWAVAWKFPAAQALATVRAVEFHSGRSGRVSVVLALEPVQLGDHRVQRVNVGSLARWRRLDVRPGDRVDLSLAGLTIPRLDGVAWRPAQRAPLPQPPPRHGPMDCWRYIPGCRAQFLARLAWLGSRHGLDLAGVGEGTWQRLAEAGQLHGLLDWMALDEARLARVDGIGPARARTIAAAFAAARRMAFPRWLSALAPPPMGDAAAPDWATLASRSVAQWQQAPGIGALRARRLHAFFRHPDVVALATRLHAAGVAGF; from the coding sequence ATGCGATGGACAGCGAAACCGGCCGGCAGCGTGCTGCTGGCCCTGGCATGGATGGCAACTGGCGCGGCGCAAGCCGGCTGCCCGGCTTGGCCGCGCGCGCGCGCCCGGCAGGAGCTGCAGGGGCTGCACGACCGGCTGGCGGCGTGGAACCACGCCTATCGGGTGGACGGCACGTCGCCGGTCAGCGATGCGGTCTACGACCAATCGCTGGCGCAGTACAAGCAATGGCGCAGCTGCTTCCCGCCACTGGCCCCTCCCGAGCTGCCGCACCTGGCCGATGCCGGTGGCCGCGTGCGGGCACCGGTAGCGCAGACCGGGCTGGCCAAGCTGCCCGATGCGGCAGCGGTGCAGTCGTGGATCGCCGCGCGCGGTGGTCGTGATCTCTGGATCCAGCCGAAGGCCGACGGCGTGGCGGTCACGCTGCTCTACGAGCACGGCGACCTGCGCGAGGCGGTGAGCCGCGGCGATGGCACCCACGGTTCGAACTGGACGGCGGTCGCGCGCCGCATCGCCGCCGTGCCGAAGCATCTGCCGAACGCTCCGGCGCGGGTGGTACTGCAGGGCGAACTGGTGTGGCGTCTGCCCGGCCACGTACAGGCGCGCGACGGCGGCGGGAATGCCCGCTCGCGGGTCGCCGGTGCACTGGCACGCGGCTCGCTGGACGAGGTCACCGCGGCGCACATCGGGCTGTTCGTCTGGGACTGGCCGACTGGTCCCTTGGCCATGCGCGACCGGCTCGCCGGCCTGCGTGCGATGGGGCTGGGTGACAGCGCCGCGCTGACCGAGCCGGTGACGACGGTCGTCGGGGCCACCGCCTGGCGCGAGCGCTGGTATCGCCAGGCGTTGCCGTTCGCCGCGGATGGCGTGGTGTTGCGACAGGGGACGCGGCCGGCCGCCGGGACCTGGCGCGCCGCGCCGCCTGACTGGGCGGTGGCCTGGAAGTTTCCCGCCGCGCAGGCGCTCGCCACGGTGCGTGCGGTCGAGTTCCACAGCGGTCGCAGCGGAAGGGTAAGCGTGGTGCTGGCGCTCGAGCCGGTGCAGCTGGGCGACCACCGGGTGCAGCGGGTGAACGTCGGTTCGCTGGCCCGCTGGCGGCGGCTGGACGTGCGTCCCGGCGATCGCGTCGATCTCTCGCTGGCCGGCCTTACCATCCCCCGCCTCGATGGCGTGGCCTGGCGGCCGGCGCAACGCGCGCCCTTGCCGCAGCCGCCCCCTCGTCACGGCCCGATGGATTGCTGGCGTTACATCCCCGGCTGCCGGGCACAGTTCCTCGCGCGGCTGGCGTGGCTGGGCAGTCGCCATGGCCTGGACCTCGCGGGGGTGGGTGAGGGGACCTGGCAGCGGCTGGCCGAGGCCGGGCAGTTGCACGGTCTGCTGGACTGGATGGCGCTGGATGAGGCCAGGCTGGCCCGGGTGGACGGTATCGGCCCGGCACGCGCCAGGACCATCGCCGCGGCCTTCGCAGCGGCGCGGCGCATGGCCTTCCCGCGCTGGTTGTCGGCGCTGGCGCCGCCACCGATGGGTGATGCCGCCGCACCGGACTGGGCGACGCTGGCATCACGCAGCGTGGCCCAGTGGCAGCAGGCGCCCGGTATCGGTGCACTCCGCGCCCGTCGCCTGCACGCGTTCTTCCGCCATCCCGACGTGGTGGCGCTGGCCACGCGCCTGCACGCGGCGGGCGTGGCCGGCTTCTGA
- a CDS encoding YchJ family protein has product MPALRDTCPCGLPRDYSRCCGALHAGAPATDAEALMRSRYSAYVRRDEAYLLASWHASTRPPSLDLAAQQPAPTWLGLDVKRHVPEGDRAVVEFVARLRHGGGKAQRMHEVSRFVREDGRWYYVDGDIGD; this is encoded by the coding sequence ATGCCTGCCCTTCGTGATACCTGTCCCTGCGGCCTGCCGCGCGACTATTCCCGCTGCTGCGGTGCGCTGCACGCCGGCGCTCCGGCCACCGATGCCGAAGCCCTGATGCGCTCGCGCTACAGCGCCTACGTGCGCCGCGACGAGGCCTATCTGCTGGCCAGCTGGCACGCCAGCACGCGACCGCCGTCACTCGATCTTGCCGCACAGCAGCCGGCACCGACCTGGCTCGGGCTGGACGTGAAACGCCACGTCCCGGAGGGCGACCGCGCCGTGGTCGAGTTCGTCGCGCGCCTGCGCCATGGTGGCGGCAAGGCGCAGCGCATGCACGAGGTGAGTCGCTTCGTGCGCGAGGACGGCCGCTGGTATTACGTCGACGGCGACATCGGCGACTGA
- a CDS encoding lipocalin family protein: MNWSHPSSLPITLTTGVALSVSTPGVMKAVPQLDLARMLGRWHEMARLPSPQQHTTDRDIRLDLEEPEPGMLRMRRTSTEPNGNERIDDLQARRRFAMEEPGQFQRTAAPAWAQWLPSAWKDLWVLANDPDFQWLMLGEPRRRELWILSRAPTMERQVLEALKSVARGLGYDLAPLVVSGRLQTFHVL, translated from the coding sequence ATGAACTGGTCCCACCCGTCCTCCCTGCCGATCACGCTGACCACCGGCGTGGCGCTGTCCGTGTCGACCCCGGGCGTGATGAAGGCCGTACCGCAGCTGGACCTGGCGCGAATGCTGGGACGCTGGCACGAGATGGCGCGCCTGCCCTCGCCGCAGCAGCACACAACCGACCGCGATATCCGCCTGGACCTGGAGGAGCCGGAGCCCGGCATGCTGCGGATGCGCCGCACCTCGACCGAGCCGAACGGCAACGAACGGATCGACGACCTGCAGGCCCGTCGCCGGTTTGCAATGGAGGAGCCAGGCCAGTTCCAGCGCACCGCTGCACCGGCGTGGGCGCAGTGGCTGCCCTCGGCCTGGAAGGACCTGTGGGTGCTGGCCAACGACCCCGACTTCCAGTGGCTGATGCTGGGTGAGCCGCGTCGCCGCGAGCTTTGGATCCTGTCGCGCGCGCCGACCATGGAGCGCCAGGTCCTCGAGGCGCTGAAGTCGGTCGCCCGCGGCCTGGGTTACGACCTGGCTCCGCTGGTGGTCAGCGGCCGGCTGCAAACCTTCCACGTGCTCTGA
- a CDS encoding NnrU family protein, which yields MAMLILGLLLFLGVHSVRVFADGWRTRQVARLGEKGWKGLYSILSIAGFVLLVWGFGLARQHPVVVWVPPMALRHLNALFTLLAFVLLAAAYVPGNAIKARIGHPMLAAVKLWAFGHLLAAGMLHDIVLFGGFLLWAVADFMVSRRRDRAAGVTYPKGPASRTVITVVVGMAAWAVFAFWLHRLIVGVSPFG from the coding sequence ATGGCGATGCTGATCCTCGGTCTGCTGTTGTTCCTGGGCGTGCACTCGGTGCGCGTGTTCGCCGACGGCTGGCGCACGCGGCAGGTGGCTCGGCTCGGCGAGAAGGGCTGGAAGGGGCTGTATTCCATCCTCTCGATTGCCGGCTTCGTGCTGCTGGTGTGGGGCTTCGGGCTGGCGCGCCAGCACCCGGTGGTGGTGTGGGTGCCGCCGATGGCCCTGCGCCATCTCAACGCCCTGTTCACCCTGCTCGCCTTCGTGCTGCTGGCGGCGGCCTACGTCCCGGGCAATGCGATCAAGGCACGTATCGGCCACCCCATGCTGGCCGCGGTGAAGCTGTGGGCGTTCGGCCATCTGCTGGCCGCCGGCATGCTGCACGACATCGTGCTGTTCGGCGGCTTCCTGCTGTGGGCGGTGGCGGATTTCATGGTCTCGCGCCGTCGCGACCGTGCCGCCGGCGTCACCTACCCGAAGGGGCCGGCCTCGCGCACCGTGATCACCGTGGTGGTGGGCATGGCGGCCTGGGCGGTGTTCGCGTTCTGGCTGCATAGGCTGATCGTTGGGGTGAGCCCCTTCGGCTGA
- a CDS encoding HutD/Ves family protein: MSTAGRILRADELQAVPWRNGQGITRELAVMPPGAGADDFLWRVSLADVVGAAPFSRFPGVDRTIVLLDGAGFRMTLDSAQVHELTTPCAPFAFPGEADVAVALAGGPTRDFNLMLRRGRATGEVEVWHDAALRPAPPDLVLLHLVRGQARTPDGDLGPGDSWLPGAEAPGTIRIDGKALAVRVHLAG; this comes from the coding sequence ATGAGCACCGCCGGCCGCATCCTGCGCGCGGACGAACTGCAGGCGGTGCCGTGGCGCAACGGTCAGGGCATCACCCGCGAGCTGGCGGTGATGCCGCCCGGCGCAGGCGCCGACGATTTCCTCTGGCGGGTGAGCCTGGCCGACGTGGTCGGCGCCGCGCCGTTCTCGCGCTTTCCCGGCGTGGACCGGACCATCGTGCTGCTCGACGGCGCCGGCTTCCGCATGACGCTGGACAGCGCGCAGGTCCACGAGCTCACCACGCCGTGTGCGCCGTTCGCCTTTCCCGGCGAGGCCGACGTGGCGGTGGCCCTGGCGGGCGGCCCGACCCGCGACTTCAACCTGATGCTGCGGCGTGGCCGCGCCACCGGCGAGGTCGAGGTATGGCACGACGCAGCCCTCCGGCCGGCTCCGCCGGACCTCGTGCTGCTGCACCTCGTGCGCGGCCAGGCCCGCACGCCGGACGGCGACCTCGGCCCCGGCGACAGCTGGCTGCCCGGTGCAGAAGCGCCCGGCACGATCCGGATCGACGGCAAGGCCCTCGCCGTGCGGGTGCACCTCGCCGGCTGA
- the dinG gene encoding ATP-dependent DNA helicase DinG — MLTDDTKDAIRAAYTRLKDGLPGFRPRASQGRMIAEVAKALAEAGGAAVIEAPTGTGKSMAYLIAGHAVARAQRKKLLIATATVALQEQLVQRDIPLYLSLNGIEAKVALAKGRGRYVCPRNLLMAGNSLAADAQLGLGFDTDLALWSKPPGERDKAALGKLVTALDTGRWDGDMDAAPEPVGDMVRAMITTSAGGCTGRRCAQFMGCPFFAARRAVADAEIVVANQDLVLADLTMPGSEEDSWGGVILPKPDETLYVFDEAHHVASKAIDRGTAEVFLGAATRQLSRLGRQVHAAYSLTDKELLGKLTLDLGDAKLQELSDALEELEREIRLAWMPDPGEQEPMYRGSLGQLPEQWTLHAEHLAVLTGEVQRWLNAVRRAVVEMSEGGPTQEALARELGIALERLERQGRCWRAWSTPDHEHAPPLARWVTQAADQQLVCHASAVSAAGLLRNVLWGNASGVVMTSATLSAGANFRHFADAVGLPDEAVTLSLPSPFNLAEQARLEVPAMESLPDARDAHAEEVCEWLAENLDWDAGNLVLFTSRAKLDRVLQKLPIAMVRKVRAQGSLGKSQLVAEHIADIEAGKGSTLFGLASFGEGLDLPGKLCETVVITQLPFAVPTDPVGATYAEWLESRGRNPFIEVTVPEATRLLIQYCGRLIRSEADRGRIVLLDRRVVVKRYGERMLQALPPFERVIERAA; from the coding sequence GTGCTGACCGACGACACCAAGGACGCCATCCGCGCCGCCTACACCCGTCTCAAGGACGGCCTGCCCGGGTTCCGTCCGCGCGCCTCGCAGGGGCGGATGATCGCCGAGGTGGCCAAGGCGCTGGCCGAGGCAGGTGGCGCGGCGGTGATCGAGGCGCCGACCGGCACCGGCAAGTCGATGGCCTACCTGATCGCCGGTCACGCGGTGGCGCGGGCGCAGAGGAAGAAGCTGCTCATCGCCACCGCCACCGTCGCGCTGCAGGAGCAGCTGGTGCAGCGCGATATCCCGCTGTACCTGTCGCTCAACGGCATCGAGGCCAAGGTGGCGCTGGCCAAGGGGCGCGGCCGCTACGTCTGCCCGCGCAACCTGCTGATGGCCGGCAACAGCCTGGCCGCCGACGCGCAGCTGGGGCTGGGCTTCGACACCGACCTGGCGCTGTGGAGCAAGCCGCCGGGCGAGCGCGACAAGGCCGCATTGGGCAAGCTGGTGACCGCGCTGGACACCGGCCGCTGGGACGGCGACATGGACGCCGCGCCCGAGCCGGTCGGCGACATGGTGCGCGCGATGATCACCACCAGCGCCGGCGGCTGCACCGGTCGCCGCTGCGCGCAGTTCATGGGCTGCCCGTTCTTCGCCGCGCGCCGCGCGGTGGCCGATGCCGAGATCGTGGTGGCCAACCAGGACCTGGTGCTGGCCGACCTGACCATGCCCGGCAGCGAGGAGGACAGCTGGGGCGGGGTGATCCTGCCCAAGCCGGACGAGACGCTGTACGTGTTCGACGAGGCCCACCACGTCGCCAGCAAGGCGATCGACCGCGGCACCGCCGAGGTCTTCCTCGGCGCCGCGACGCGCCAGCTGAGCCGGCTCGGGCGCCAGGTGCACGCGGCCTACTCGCTCACCGACAAGGAACTGCTGGGCAAGCTCACCCTCGACCTGGGCGACGCCAAGCTGCAGGAGCTCAGCGACGCGCTGGAGGAACTGGAGCGCGAGATCCGCCTGGCCTGGATGCCCGACCCCGGCGAACAGGAGCCGATGTACCGCGGCTCGCTCGGCCAGCTGCCGGAACAGTGGACGCTGCACGCCGAACACCTCGCCGTGCTCACCGGCGAGGTGCAGCGCTGGCTCAACGCGGTGCGCCGCGCGGTGGTGGAGATGAGCGAGGGCGGACCGACCCAGGAAGCGCTGGCGCGCGAGCTGGGCATCGCGCTGGAACGGCTGGAGCGGCAGGGCCGCTGCTGGCGCGCCTGGTCCACGCCGGACCACGAACATGCGCCGCCGCTGGCGCGCTGGGTCACCCAGGCGGCGGACCAGCAGCTGGTCTGCCACGCCTCGGCGGTGTCGGCCGCGGGCCTGCTGCGCAACGTGCTGTGGGGCAACGCCAGCGGCGTGGTGATGACCTCGGCCACGCTCAGCGCCGGCGCCAACTTCCGCCACTTCGCCGATGCGGTCGGCCTGCCCGACGAGGCGGTCACGCTGAGCCTGCCCTCGCCCTTCAACCTGGCCGAGCAGGCGCGGCTGGAAGTGCCGGCGATGGAAAGCCTGCCCGACGCCCGCGACGCGCACGCCGAGGAAGTGTGCGAATGGCTGGCGGAAAACCTGGATTGGGATGCCGGCAACCTGGTGCTGTTCACCTCGCGCGCCAAGCTCGACCGCGTGCTGCAGAAGCTGCCGATCGCGATGGTGCGCAAGGTGCGCGCGCAGGGCTCGCTGGGCAAGTCGCAGCTGGTCGCCGAGCACATCGCCGACATCGAGGCCGGCAAGGGCAGCACGCTGTTCGGGCTGGCCTCGTTCGGCGAGGGTCTCGATCTCCCCGGCAAGCTCTGCGAGACGGTGGTGATCACCCAGCTGCCGTTCGCGGTGCCGACCGATCCGGTCGGCGCCACCTACGCCGAGTGGCTGGAATCGCGCGGGCGCAATCCCTTCATCGAGGTCACCGTGCCGGAGGCCACGCGCCTGCTGATCCAGTACTGCGGCCGGCTGATCCGCAGCGAGGCCGACCGCGGCCGCATCGTGCTGCTGGACCGCCGGGTGGTGGTCAAGCGCTACGGCGAGCGCATGCTGCAGGCACTGCCGCCGTTCGAGCGCGTGATCGAGCGCGCCGCATGA